The Caldivirga sp. genome contains a region encoding:
- a CDS encoding sulfurtransferase TusA family protein, producing the protein MSMVLNSRLTKVDDKYVVDLRGLICPYPQLYTAKVIKSVENDAIIDVLVDYPASCQTIPLVAGKLNCSVLDIIQVNKYWVIRLRKNPESA; encoded by the coding sequence ATGAGCATGGTATTAAACAGTAGGTTAACCAAGGTTGATGATAAGTATGTAGTGGATTTAAGGGGGTTAATCTGCCCGTATCCTCAACTCTATACTGCTAAGGTGATTAAGTCAGTGGAAAACGACGCAATAATCGATGTTCTCGTGGATTACCCTGCATCCTGCCAAACAATACCACTAGTTGCAGGTAAACTGAACTGCAGTGTCCTAGATATAATACAGGTTAATAAGTACTGGGTAATAAGGCTTAGGAAAAATCCCGAATCCGCATGA